From the genome of Pseudomonas sp. FP453:
CACCACCTTGGGCGTGGCCTACAGCTACCTCAACTCCAACATCCATTCCGATCTGGGCAACAAGACCGACGTCGAAGGCCACGCGCTGTCGCTGTACGGTAACTGGTCGCTGCAAGACTGGTTTGTCGATGGCAGCCTCAGCTACGGCCACAACGACAACCAGAGCAAGCGCCACATCGCCGGCACCACGGCCAAGGGCAGCTACGACAGCAACGTGTTGTCCGCCAGCGTGATCGGCGGCTACAGCTTCAAGCCGTCGCAGGCAGTGGTGATCGAGCCTCGTGTGGCCGCGCGTTATGCCAATGTGCGCATGGACGGCTACGACGAGAAGGGTTCGTCGGCCGCGCTGAGCACCCGTTCGCAGCGGTATGAAGTGGGTGAGTTGGGCGCCGGTGTGCGCCTGGCCGGGAACCTGCCGATGGGCGCGGGCAGCTTGCAGCCGGAAGCGACACTGATGGCGTATCACGACCTGATGGGTGATCGTGTCGCGCAGACGTCCAACTATGTGCTGGGTGGTTCGGCGTTTACCGTCACCGGTGCGTCGGTGGCGCGTGACAGCTATGAAGCCAGCGTGGGCGTGAACTACCAGGTGGCGGACTTTACCGTCGGCGCCAGCTACACGCGTCAGGCGCGCAGTGGTTTTGACGCCGATGGCGTGATGCTCAAGGCGCGGTACGCGTTCTAACGGGTAACCACCGCCCCTGTGGCGAGGGAGCAAGCTCCCTCGCCACAGGGGCGGTGTGATTTTGGAGAGGGATTATGAATCGATATGAGGGCAAGCCGTTCCTGCGGCTGTTGGAGTGCTATGTCCTGGCCGCCATCGGTGAGCTGAGCGATGAGCAACAGGCGACCTTGCGTGCCATGGAACCCAAGCTGCACGAGGTGTACGGCGTGTCGGGCAGTTGGCAGGCGGTGATCGAGGCACAAATGGATTTCCCCGCGACGGTCGCCGACAAGATCAGAGAGATATGGCGCACCAACGCCGAGAAGTTTGCCAGCGCCGGTACCCCGATCAACGCTGAAGACTTCGCGCAACACTTTGTGGATACCAATTTTCCTTAAGGACCCTCAATGAAACCCGCAAAACTCTCCCTGCAAGCCTTCCTGATGTCCTGCCTCGTGGCGGGCTGGGGACTGGTCTACGTGGGCCGGATCAAATGGGCGATCTGGGTCGCCGCGATTTTGTACGGCGGCGTCGTGTTGCTCGGCGTGTGCGGCCTGATCGCGTCGCCCATCGGGCTGTACGTGTTTGCCGCCTTCGCGATTGCGGTCAAGCTCAGTTCGGCGATTGTGGCGGCGGTGTTGGCGCGTCGCTACGACGGCCCGCCGGATGTGCCGCGCAAACGCTTCCACGCGCTGTATGTGGGCGTGCTGATGGTGATCACCTTCGTGCTGCTGGAAGTGCTGCGGGGGCCGTTGCTGGGCTTCAAGAACTACTACATTCCGTCGGGCTCGATGGCGCCGACGCTGTCGATCGGCGACTACATCGTTTCCGATCTCAAGGCCGGTGCGCCGAAGGTCGGCGACATCGTGGTGTACCGCTGGAACGGCACCGAGGCGGTCAAGCGTGTGGCCGGCGTGGGCGGGGATACCTTGGCCATCGTCAACGGCGAGCTGATCCACAACGGCGAAAACCTCGGCC
Proteins encoded in this window:
- the lepB gene encoding signal peptidase I → MKPAKLSLQAFLMSCLVAGWGLVYVGRIKWAIWVAAILYGGVVLLGVCGLIASPIGLYVFAAFAIAVKLSSAIVAAVLARRYDGPPDVPRKRFHALYVGVLMVITFVLLEVLRGPLLGFKNYYIPSGSMAPTLSIGDYIVSDLKAGAPKVGDIVVYRWNGTEAVKRVAGVGGDTLAIVNGELIHNGENLGLFHAPADRVNGAASMELAPVKVEPGHVYLLGDNRNNSNDSRFMGQVAVEDVVGKITGIWFSEDRSRIGTTFP